In Paenibacillus xylanilyticus, the genomic window TGTCGTCCGTTCGGCGCTGCATCGCGAGACTGCTGACCAGTTCCAGCGTGTTGAACATAAAATGCGGATTAATCTGCATGAGGAGGGCCTTATATTCCGCCTGCTGTCGAAGCAGCTTCAGCTCAAATTCATTCTGGATATGCTGTCTAAGCCGGATGATCATGTAACGAAACGTAGATATCACATAACTAATCTCGCTCTTAACATTCTGGTCTGGGGGAAGCAGGGATTCGGCCTGGTCAAATGCACCCCGCTGTACCTGTCTCATCGCCAGAACCAGGCGAGTTAAGGGCTTGGTTACGCCGTAGGACAGCCAGGCCGCAGCACACAGGGACACCAGGATGATGACAATGGTCACTACAAATGTTGTCGTTTGGAGTTTGTGCAGAGAGGAATACATCTCTTTTTCCGGTGCCAGACCGACCAGCATCCAGCCTGTTCGCCCGAGTTTTTTGTATACCATCATGTCTCGTCCGCCCACATCATTGGTCAGGTATTCAACGCCTGATTTTGGTGTGCGGTTTCGAATATGCTCGATGTCGGATAGCGTTCCGGCCCCAAGCTCGTGTGCTTGTTGGGAGAGGAGGGGGCGACCTTGTTCATTGAGCAGAAAAATGGTGCTGTTCTTGGCCAGATGAATCCGGCTGAGAGGTTCGAGGAAATAGGACTCGCTTACATTGACCTTCATGACATTCCGCGCTGTAGCATGATGGAAGGTACCCAGCGGCATCAGCAGGCTCACCACCGGGTTGCCATGGTCCCTGACCCTTTCATGAACGTCGGTATGTGCAGCCAGCCACCGGTCTCCAGATGTGAAGAAGTTCGTATACCATGGTTCTTGAAAAAACGAAGGATTGTTAACGACCTGATTTTCGCCGCCAATCCGGAGCCCGTTTAGTCGATAGATGGACACATCGGAAATGCTGGTATAGCTGTTCGTGGCCTGCGTCAGAAAACGGCTCATGGCGAGATTAGCCAGCATTTTCTCCCCCTCGGACAGTTGTGGATCACTCATGGCGTTATCCCAGCTTTTCGCCATATCGCTATTGAAGACGAGAGAGGCTACATCATAAATTTGCATTTGTACCATATCGATGTAAGAGCCGTATTCCTCCATTTTCTCGAGAGCAGAGGACTCGATATAGGAACGAATTACAGCCCTGGATTCCGCAAACAGCAGGAAGGAGAGCGTGCCGAACGAGAGGACGAACAGGACAAGAATCAAGGCAATTAATCGGCTTTTTAATGAAAAGAACATCCATTTCCTCCTTCAACTTGGTGATCATTCCATGTTCGCTTCTGGCTCTTAAGAAGAGATTGCAAATGGAAAAAAGACCGCGTAAATACGCAGCCTTGAATCATGACCGTTCGAGGATCAACTTGCCATCAAATTAAAACTGAACCAGGCTCTTGATGTGGACCGGCAACCCGGTTGAAATCGCACGGTTGGCTGCAATACCGGTCAGGATCGATCTTGCTCCATCAATATGGTTGGCAGCACGAGCATACGGATCTTCCGCAGGCTCGCCAAACAGATCATTGAGCAGAACCGGATCGCCTCCGCCATGGCCGCCTTTTTGCTCTTCGACATGCACCTCATATGGAGCATCGAACATGGGCAGCACACGAAGCGTTTTGCCGATCAGGGCGCCTTCGAGACTTTTATCCCCGAGTGAATTGACATAGGACTGTTCAACGATGGACATCTCGATTCGTCCTTTGGTGCCGTTAATGGCTATACGGTATCCTTCCCACGGCTGGTAGGCAACAAGGGAATACGTCAAAATGGCTTTGTTCTGATACTGGACAAGCACGCCCATCGTATCCTCAATGTTAATGCCATCTCCGAATACGCTCTGATCACGCTGGTAACCGTCCTCGGGCTCTGCATCCAGATACATCGCTTTGAGGTGCGCATCCGAATCCAAGTGGAGGGCAAAAGGATCTTCCTTAGCGAGCGGGTTGCCGGTGGCGCGATTGTAAAATTGGGTAACGCCGCGTTCTTCGGCATTTTCCCGCCCATAATACATGAGATCACCGAAGGCAAAGACCGTTTCGGGCTGGGAGCCCATCCAGAAATTGACGAGATCAAAATGATGGGTGGATTTATGGACGAGTAAACCTCCGCTGTTACGTTTGTCGCGGTGCCAGCGACGGAAGTAGTCTGCACCGTGCCGGGTATTGAGCAGCCATTCGAAATGAACGGAGGTTACTTTACCGATGGTATCGTTCATGATCAGCTCACGGATCTTGGTATGATGGGGAGCATATCGGTAGTTGAAGGTAACGCGGATATTTCGCCCGGTCCGTTTGGCAGCATCGAGGATATCCTGGCATTTGTGCTCATCGATGGTCATGGGTTTCTCGGTCACGACGTCACATCCTAGCTCCATCGCGCGAATAATATACTTGTGATGCGTACGGTCAACGCTGGTCACAATGACGGCATCGGGTTTCTCGTTCTCAATCATCTGGTCAAACTGGTCTGCTGTATAGGTAGGAACCTCATTGTATTGATATCGTTCTCGCAGCAGTTGATTCGCATAATTCATCCGCGTTTGATTAATATCACAAAAAGCTGCAAGCTCAGATTGGTCACGGAAATTTTTCGCTAATGCTCCATAAAAAAATTCTGCACGGCCACCGGTGCCGACCAGTACATAGCGTTTTTTGCTACCCATATCTATCGCCTCCTTGAATATAGCTCTAGCCTATAACAAGGGAATACTTCTTTCGCCGCATTTTTTGCGTAATCGCTTTCAAACCCCGCTTATTTTGCTATAATCCTTGAAAAG contains:
- a CDS encoding Gfo/Idh/MocA family oxidoreductase gives rise to the protein MGSKKRYVLVGTGGRAEFFYGALAKNFRDQSELAAFCDINQTRMNYANQLLRERYQYNEVPTYTADQFDQMIENEKPDAVIVTSVDRTHHKYIIRAMELGCDVVTEKPMTIDEHKCQDILDAAKRTGRNIRVTFNYRYAPHHTKIRELIMNDTIGKVTSVHFEWLLNTRHGADYFRRWHRDKRNSGGLLVHKSTHHFDLVNFWMGSQPETVFAFGDLMYYGRENAEERGVTQFYNRATGNPLAKEDPFALHLDSDAHLKAMYLDAEPEDGYQRDQSVFGDGINIEDTMGVLVQYQNKAILTYSLVAYQPWEGYRIAINGTKGRIEMSIVEQSYVNSLGDKSLEGALIGKTLRVLPMFDAPYEVHVEEQKGGHGGGDPVLLNDLFGEPAEDPYARAANHIDGARSILTGIAANRAISTGLPVHIKSLVQF
- a CDS encoding cache domain-containing sensor histidine kinase → MFFSLKSRLIALILVLFVLSFGTLSFLLFAESRAVIRSYIESSALEKMEEYGSYIDMVQMQIYDVASLVFNSDMAKSWDNAMSDPQLSEGEKMLANLAMSRFLTQATNSYTSISDVSIYRLNGLRIGGENQVVNNPSFFQEPWYTNFFTSGDRWLAAHTDVHERVRDHGNPVVSLLMPLGTFHHATARNVMKVNVSESYFLEPLSRIHLAKNSTIFLLNEQGRPLLSQQAHELGAGTLSDIEHIRNRTPKSGVEYLTNDVGGRDMMVYKKLGRTGWMLVGLAPEKEMYSSLHKLQTTTFVVTIVIILVSLCAAAWLSYGVTKPLTRLVLAMRQVQRGAFDQAESLLPPDQNVKSEISYVISTFRYMIIRLRQHIQNEFELKLLRQQAEYKALLMQINPHFMFNTLELVSSLAMQRRTDDTVQVIEDLGKMMRYSMHTNDDRVLLAEELTYVRHYISILQTRFGPKLDISTQESGRLEHLVIVKFILQPLIENAVKYSFQHQTTAEVHIRICRNKEHLHLQIKDNGPGVPQDIITRLQDSESVTAQLEPMLRHSSWHIGLGNVVARCRLHYGSLFAIHITNGETQGTCIELVLPVQEENHVQRIDR